Proteins encoded in a region of the Sphingopyxis sp. OAS728 genome:
- the cyoD gene encoding cytochrome o ubiquinol oxidase subunit IV translates to MSADPHAAHGHDEIEMPHASMRDYVIGFVLSVILTAIPFWLVMTMPLSAAATGAIIMGFAVVQIVVHMVYFLHMTPKAEGGWSLTSLVFTIIVVVIMLAGSLWVMHHLNTNMMPMSHEDARQVP, encoded by the coding sequence ATGAGCGCCGATCCTCACGCTGCGCACGGTCACGACGAGATCGAGATGCCGCACGCCTCGATGCGCGACTATGTCATCGGTTTCGTGCTGTCGGTGATCCTGACCGCCATTCCCTTCTGGCTGGTGATGACGATGCCGCTCAGCGCTGCCGCCACGGGCGCGATCATCATGGGCTTCGCGGTCGTCCAGATCGTCGTCCATATGGTCTATTTCCTCCATATGACGCCAAAGGCCGAGGGCGGCTGGTCGCTGACCTCGCTGGTCTTCACCATCATCGTCGTCGTGATCATGCTCGCGGGCTCGCTGTGGGTGATGCACCATCTCAACACCAACATGATGCCGATGTCGCACGAGGACGCGAGACAGGTACCGTGA
- a CDS encoding ABC transporter substrate-binding protein, producing MRFVRPAAALLLTASLPFALASCGLFGERGPVKIAAIGPINAAASPLNGELSAANAALLDATSQGLVSYDGEGQIDTGLADRWTVTTDGRSYIFRLREAKWTSGRKVTAEDVAAILRSYLAPASRHVLKSDFPEIETIKAMTDTVIEIRLAVPQPGILELLAQPSMAIVNKGMGWGPMRPRKIGRAVLLSPVPDPLAEDPEAAEAAANDPAASIELTGTTPQGALARFKNGYADGVIGGRFSTLPYFAASNIGRSRLVVDPVPGLFGLSFVRAEGFLATDANRDALVRAIRRERLVEAFGLSEWQPQVTLRPSLYARDSGPAPLVPVWAEYDEASRIAQAKRAVDAWRGAGREIEPLRIAVPDTPGGRILFAYVSADFKAIGVPSRRVPMASTADLRLIDEVAPNDDALWALRRLSCRRDTLCNREAQELIDQATANIDAGQRRVQVSEAEAVLARYAPFIPLATPLRWSVASQRLTGLRANGRAQHPLNHVIALPN from the coding sequence ATGCGCTTCGTCCGTCCCGCCGCCGCTCTGTTGCTCACCGCATCGCTACCGTTCGCGCTCGCCAGTTGCGGCCTGTTCGGCGAACGCGGCCCGGTGAAAATCGCCGCCATCGGCCCCATCAATGCCGCCGCCTCCCCCCTGAATGGCGAATTGTCCGCCGCCAACGCCGCCCTGCTCGACGCGACCTCGCAAGGGCTCGTCAGCTATGACGGCGAGGGACAGATCGACACCGGCCTTGCTGACCGCTGGACCGTCACCACCGACGGGCGCAGCTATATCTTCCGCCTGCGCGAAGCCAAATGGACGAGCGGGCGCAAGGTCACGGCCGAGGATGTCGCCGCGATCCTGCGCTCCTATCTCGCCCCCGCGAGCCGTCACGTCCTGAAAAGCGATTTTCCCGAGATCGAAACGATCAAGGCGATGACCGACACGGTGATCGAGATCCGCCTTGCGGTGCCGCAACCCGGGATTCTCGAACTTCTCGCCCAGCCGTCGATGGCGATCGTCAACAAGGGTATGGGCTGGGGACCGATGCGCCCGCGCAAGATCGGCCGCGCGGTGCTGCTCTCGCCCGTTCCCGATCCGCTCGCCGAGGACCCGGAGGCGGCCGAAGCCGCAGCTAATGATCCTGCCGCCTCGATCGAACTCACCGGCACGACGCCGCAAGGCGCGCTCGCGCGCTTCAAGAATGGCTATGCCGATGGCGTCATCGGCGGTCGTTTTTCGACCCTGCCCTATTTCGCGGCGTCGAATATCGGTCGCTCGCGCCTTGTCGTCGACCCCGTCCCCGGCCTGTTCGGCCTCTCCTTCGTCCGCGCCGAGGGTTTCCTCGCGACCGACGCCAATCGCGACGCGCTTGTCCGCGCGATCCGGCGCGAGCGATTGGTCGAGGCGTTCGGCCTGTCCGAATGGCAGCCGCAGGTCACGCTCCGCCCATCGCTCTACGCGCGCGATAGCGGCCCCGCGCCGCTCGTCCCCGTCTGGGCCGAATATGACGAGGCTTCGCGGATTGCGCAGGCGAAGCGCGCCGTCGATGCCTGGCGCGGCGCCGGACGCGAAATCGAGCCGCTGCGCATCGCCGTCCCCGACACCCCCGGCGGCCGCATCCTTTTCGCCTATGTGTCCGCCGATTTCAAAGCGATCGGCGTGCCGAGCCGCCGCGTTCCCATGGCTTCAACCGCCGACCTTCGCCTGATCGACGAAGTCGCGCCGAACGACGATGCCCTATGGGCGCTCCGCCGCCTGTCGTGCCGGCGCGATACGCTCTGCAACCGCGAAGCACAGGAACTGATCGACCAAGCGACGGCCAACATCGATGCCGGCCAGCGCCGCGTGCAGGTGAGCGAGGCCGAGGCGGTTCTTGCCCGCTACGCCCCCTTCATCCCGCTCGCGACGCCGCTTCGCTGGTCGGTCGCGTCGCAGCGCCTGACGGGCCTCCGCGCCAACGGCCGCGCGCAACACCCATTGAATCATGTGATTGCCTTACCTAACTAA
- a CDS encoding response regulator transcription factor encodes MTDAKKDGRQLLIVEDDEAFARTLKRSFERRGYDVRVAHGPEEMDAHLQAFRPGYAVVDLKLGSASGLACVQTLRAADAAMRIVVLTGFASIATAVEAIKLGASYYLAKPSNTDDIEAAFDRTDGNAETPVGDRQSSIKTVEWEHIHQVLVETDFNISETARRLGMHRRTLARKLEKRQIR; translated from the coding sequence ATGACCGACGCCAAGAAAGATGGGCGGCAATTGCTGATCGTCGAGGATGACGAAGCGTTCGCGCGGACGCTGAAGCGCTCGTTCGAGCGGCGCGGTTATGACGTGCGGGTCGCGCATGGTCCCGAAGAGATGGACGCGCATTTGCAGGCGTTCCGGCCGGGCTATGCGGTCGTCGACCTGAAGCTCGGCAGCGCGTCGGGGCTCGCCTGCGTGCAGACGCTCCGCGCCGCCGATGCGGCGATGCGGATCGTCGTGCTGACGGGGTTCGCGAGCATCGCGACGGCGGTCGAGGCGATCAAGCTCGGCGCCTCCTATTATCTCGCCAAGCCGTCGAACACCGATGATATCGAGGCGGCGTTCGACCGCACCGACGGCAATGCCGAAACGCCGGTGGGCGACCGCCAGTCGTCGATCAAGACGGTCGAGTGGGAGCATATCCACCAGGTGCTGGTCGAAACCGACTTCAACATATCCGAGACCGCGCGCCGGCTCGGCATGCACCGGCGGACGCTGGCGCGGAAGCTGGAGAAGAGGCAGATACGATGA
- a CDS encoding GNAT family N-acetyltransferase, which yields MTDGIDIRALQTGDGAAVLALLRQVAAVPGSGLAREPDEFSVAYADAVITRAQSGVALGAFDGDALLGVVHCVRMEPRQFAHVMTDLTVAVSPLAQGRGVGSRLFAALFDAIAAEHPGVNRLELVSRSGNEAAIRLYARLGFVEEGRFAERVVLADGTVEDDIPMAKRL from the coding sequence ATGACGGACGGGATCGACATCCGGGCGCTCCAGACCGGCGATGGCGCAGCGGTGCTGGCGCTGCTGCGACAGGTCGCTGCGGTGCCGGGGTCCGGATTGGCGCGCGAGCCCGACGAATTTTCGGTCGCTTACGCCGATGCGGTGATCACCCGCGCACAAAGCGGCGTCGCGCTCGGTGCGTTCGACGGCGACGCGCTCCTTGGCGTCGTCCATTGCGTTCGGATGGAGCCGCGCCAGTTTGCGCATGTCATGACCGACCTGACCGTCGCGGTGTCCCCGCTGGCGCAGGGCAGGGGCGTCGGGTCGCGGCTTTTCGCGGCGCTGTTCGATGCGATCGCGGCCGAGCATCCCGGCGTGAACCGGCTCGAACTCGTATCGCGCTCGGGCAATGAGGCGGCGATCCGCCTTTATGCGCGGCTGGGTTTTGTAGAGGAAGGGCGCTTCGCCGAGCGGGTCGTCCTTGCCGACGGGACGGTCGAGGACGATATTCCGATGGCGAAGCGCCTCTAG
- a CDS encoding DUF4112 domain-containing protein: MAPSTPPDAIFDALISNRNDPAALRKRVETLEILLERSFVIPGINRPVGLDAIVGLVPVVGDVIAATMGAYLIWEARNLGMPKWKIWRMVGNLGVDTALGAIPLVGDAFDLFFRSNTRNLKIIKKHLDKHHPGTMIIDQ; the protein is encoded by the coding sequence ATGGCCCCTTCGACGCCCCCCGACGCGATCTTCGACGCGCTGATCTCGAATCGCAACGATCCTGCTGCGCTGCGCAAGCGCGTCGAGACGCTGGAAATCCTGCTCGAACGCAGCTTCGTCATCCCCGGGATCAACCGCCCGGTCGGCCTCGACGCGATCGTCGGCCTTGTCCCCGTCGTCGGCGACGTGATCGCCGCGACGATGGGCGCCTACCTCATCTGGGAAGCGCGCAATCTCGGCATGCCGAAGTGGAAGATCTGGCGCATGGTCGGCAATCTCGGTGTCGACACCGCGCTCGGCGCGATCCCGCTCGTCGGCGATGCGTTCGACCTTTTCTTCCGCTCGAACACGCGCAATCTCAAGATCATCAAGAAGCATCTCGACAAGCATCACCCGGGCACGATGATCATCGACCAATAG
- a CDS encoding SURF1 family protein, whose translation MTRTRRGAFAAAALIAAIGLAMLGVWQVERRAWKHELVAAVDARIHAKPVAAPGRAAWDAVDAKNDAYRRVTATGQFRHDRETLVQAVTDRGPGYWVLTPLETPGFTLLVNRGFVPKDRRDPAARAAGNAAGAVSVTGLLRVTEPEGAFLRSNDPAADRWFSRDVAAIAKARGLRNAAPYFVDADSTPNPGGYPVGGLTVVRFPDNHLVYALTWFALCALSLFFAWRLWRIRD comes from the coding sequence GTGACGCGCACCCGCCGCGGCGCTTTTGCCGCCGCGGCGCTGATCGCGGCGATCGGCCTCGCGATGCTCGGCGTCTGGCAGGTCGAGCGGCGCGCGTGGAAGCATGAGCTGGTCGCTGCTGTCGATGCGCGCATCCATGCGAAGCCGGTGGCGGCTCCGGGGCGGGCTGCATGGGACGCGGTCGACGCAAAGAATGACGCCTATCGACGTGTAACGGCAACCGGGCAGTTTCGACATGATCGCGAGACGCTGGTTCAGGCCGTGACCGATCGCGGTCCCGGCTATTGGGTTCTGACTCCCCTCGAAACCCCGGGCTTCACGCTGCTCGTCAATCGCGGCTTCGTGCCCAAGGACCGGCGCGATCCGGCGGCGCGGGCGGCGGGCAATGCCGCGGGCGCGGTGAGCGTAACCGGACTGTTGCGCGTGACCGAGCCCGAAGGCGCCTTCCTTCGTTCGAACGATCCGGCGGCCGATCGCTGGTTTTCGCGCGATGTCGCGGCAATTGCGAAGGCGCGGGGGCTGCGCAACGCCGCCCCTTATTTTGTCGATGCCGACAGCACACCGAACCCCGGCGGCTATCCCGTCGGCGGGCTGACCGTCGTGCGCTTTCCCGACAATCATCTCGTCTATGCGCTGACCTGGTTTGCGCTTTGTGCGCTCAGCCTCTTTTTTGCATGGCGGCTGTGGCGTATCCGCGATTGA
- the cyoC gene encoding cytochrome o ubiquinol oxidase subunit III: protein MSAKTITADEPVQFYDLDEHAHPEGHSTMLGFWIYLMSDCLIFAILFACYAVLGGSYAAGPSPKDLFDLKLIALNTAMLLFSSITYGFAVLQMQQGKVKGVQLWLAITGLFGLAFLGIELYEFHHLIEIGAGPQRSAFLSSFFTLVGTHGLHVTFGIIWLVTLMVQLSKHGLIAANKRRVMCLSMFWHFLDVVWIGVFTFVYLMGVLR, encoded by the coding sequence ATGAGTGCCAAGACCATCACCGCCGACGAACCCGTCCAGTTCTACGACCTCGACGAGCATGCGCATCCCGAGGGGCACAGCACGATGCTGGGCTTCTGGATCTATCTGATGAGCGACTGCCTCATCTTTGCGATCCTCTTTGCCTGCTATGCCGTGCTCGGCGGCAGCTATGCCGCGGGGCCGTCGCCGAAGGATCTGTTCGACCTGAAGCTCATCGCGCTCAACACCGCGATGCTGCTCTTCTCGTCGATCACCTATGGCTTTGCGGTGCTGCAGATGCAGCAGGGCAAGGTGAAGGGCGTCCAGCTGTGGCTCGCGATCACCGGGCTGTTCGGGCTCGCCTTCCTCGGGATCGAGCTTTACGAATTCCACCATCTTATCGAAATCGGTGCGGGGCCGCAGCGCAGCGCCTTCCTGTCGAGCTTCTTCACGCTCGTCGGCACGCACGGGCTGCACGTGACCTTCGGTATCATCTGGCTCGTCACGCTGATGGTCCAGCTGTCGAAGCACGGGTTGATCGCGGCGAACAAGCGCCGCGTCATGTGCCTGTCGATGTTCTGGCACTTCCTCGACGTCGTCTGGATCGGCGTCTTCACCTTTGTCTATCTGATGGGAGTGCTGCGATGA
- a CDS encoding ATP-binding protein, which yields MTSPTILPAAPVRAPAGRRNMTLLIQLRWIAVGGQLATIGIVSGPMGISLPGAPLLAAIMVLIAINFASIALLRRGRAVTNAELTAVLLFDVAALGWQLHHSGGLDNPFASLFLLQVVIGAILLTPRSSWAIVAAALAALAALRVDPTPLVLPPAYAADPMELYLQGSFVCFLLIAVLLVAFVTRISRNLRDSDAALAASRQRAAEEDHIVRMGLLASGAAHELGTPLSTLSVLIGDWKAAPRLAKDREMQEDLADMDTAVQRCKAIVSGILMSAGEARGEAPQLTTMRAAFNEIVSHTRAVRRPDTVEFNDRFGADVAIVSDPALRQVIGNVLDNAAEVSPDWTSFTTSRDGDMLVIEIADRGPGFSPEMLENFGQPYRSTKGRPGGGLGLFLLVNVLRKLGGGASVSNRDEGGALVRIFLPISSLARESGEKA from the coding sequence ATGACCAGCCCGACCATCCTGCCGGCCGCGCCCGTCCGGGCCCCCGCCGGGCGCCGCAACATGACGCTGCTGATCCAGCTGCGCTGGATTGCGGTCGGGGGACAGCTGGCGACGATCGGGATCGTCAGCGGGCCGATGGGCATATCGCTTCCGGGTGCCCCCCTGCTCGCGGCAATCATGGTGCTGATCGCGATCAACTTCGCGAGCATCGCGTTGCTCCGCCGCGGGCGCGCGGTGACCAATGCCGAGCTGACCGCAGTGCTGCTGTTCGACGTAGCCGCGCTCGGCTGGCAGCTCCATCATAGCGGCGGGCTAGACAATCCCTTTGCCTCGCTGTTCCTGCTGCAGGTGGTGATCGGCGCGATCCTGCTGACGCCGCGATCGTCGTGGGCGATCGTCGCCGCGGCGTTGGCGGCGCTCGCGGCGCTGCGCGTCGATCCGACGCCGCTCGTGCTGCCGCCCGCCTATGCCGCTGATCCGATGGAGCTTTATCTGCAGGGCAGCTTCGTCTGTTTCCTGCTGATCGCGGTGCTGCTCGTCGCCTTCGTGACGCGGATCAGCCGCAACCTGCGCGACAGCGACGCGGCGCTCGCGGCGAGCCGCCAGCGTGCGGCGGAGGAGGACCATATCGTGCGCATGGGCTTGCTCGCATCAGGCGCGGCACACGAACTCGGGACACCGTTGTCGACGCTATCGGTGCTGATCGGTGACTGGAAAGCGGCGCCGCGCCTCGCGAAGGATCGCGAGATGCAGGAAGATCTCGCCGACATGGACACCGCGGTGCAGCGCTGCAAGGCGATCGTCAGCGGCATCCTGATGTCGGCGGGCGAGGCGCGCGGCGAGGCGCCGCAGCTCACGACGATGCGCGCGGCGTTCAACGAGATCGTGTCGCACACGCGCGCGGTGCGCCGGCCGGACACGGTCGAATTCAACGACCGCTTCGGCGCCGACGTCGCGATCGTATCGGACCCCGCGCTGCGCCAGGTGATCGGCAATGTGCTCGACAATGCGGCCGAGGTGTCGCCCGACTGGACGAGCTTTACGACCTCGCGCGACGGTGACATGCTGGTGATCGAAATCGCCGATCGCGGACCGGGCTTCAGCCCCGAAATGCTGGAGAATTTCGGCCAGCCCTATCGCTCGACCAAGGGACGCCCCGGCGGCGGGCTGGGCCTGTTTCTGCTCGTCAATGTGCTGCGCAAGCTCGGCGGCGGCGCCAGCGTGTCCAATCGCGACGAAGGCGGCGCGCTGGTGCGGATTTTCCTGCCCATTTCGTCGCTTGCGCGCGAGAGCGGAGAGAAAGCATGA
- the cyoB gene encoding cytochrome o ubiquinol oxidase subunit I, whose amino-acid sequence MSIPHPAPETGPILGKLSLEALPLHEPILVVTFIGVVLGGLAVLGLITKFRLWGYLWTEWFTTVDHKRIGIMYMILGLIMFLRGFADAIMMRLQQALAFGGSEGYLTPHHYDQVFTAHGVIMIFFVAMPFITGLMNYIVPLQIGARDVSFPFLNNFSFWMTTSGAVLTMISLFVGEYAQTGWLAYPPLSGIAYSPNVGVDYYIWGLQIAGVGTTLSGINLIVTILKLRAPGMGLMKMPVFTWTSLCSNILIVASFPILTATLALLTLDRYAGTNFFTNDLGGSPMMYVNLIWIWGHPEVYILVLPLFGVYSEVTSTFSGKKLFGYTSMVYATVCITILSYIVWLHHFFTMGSGASVNSFFGITTMVISIPTGAKLFNWLFTMYRGRIRFELPMMWTIAFMLTFVIGGMTGVLLAVPPADFVLHNSLFLIAHFHNVIIGGVLFGLFAAINYWWPKAFGYKLDVFWGKISFWCWVVGFWVAFTPLYILGLMGVTRRMRVFDDPSLQIWFVIAGIGALIVAAGIGAMLVQFGVSIWRGKELRDTTGGDPWDGRTLEWATSSPPPDYNFAFTPVIHDLDAWYDMKKRGHQRPVDGYRDIHMPSNTGTGMILSGFCLVMGFALVWHIWWLVALSFAATVVGAIYHTFNYKRDFDIPAATVTAVEEARTRQLAAGA is encoded by the coding sequence ATGAGCATCCCGCATCCCGCACCCGAAACCGGTCCGATCCTCGGCAAGCTGTCGCTCGAGGCGCTGCCGCTGCACGAGCCGATCCTCGTCGTCACCTTCATCGGCGTCGTCCTTGGCGGCCTCGCCGTGCTTGGCCTGATCACCAAATTCCGCCTCTGGGGCTATTTGTGGACCGAATGGTTCACCACCGTCGACCACAAGCGCATCGGGATCATGTACATGATCCTCGGGCTCATCATGTTCCTGCGCGGCTTTGCCGATGCGATCATGATGCGCCTGCAGCAGGCCCTCGCGTTCGGCGGGTCCGAAGGCTATCTGACGCCGCATCATTATGACCAGGTGTTCACCGCGCACGGCGTGATCATGATCTTCTTCGTCGCGATGCCGTTCATCACCGGCCTGATGAACTATATCGTGCCGCTGCAGATCGGCGCGCGCGACGTCAGCTTTCCCTTCCTCAACAATTTCAGCTTCTGGATGACGACGTCGGGCGCGGTGCTGACGATGATCTCGCTGTTCGTCGGCGAATATGCGCAGACCGGCTGGCTTGCCTATCCGCCCTTGTCGGGGATCGCTTACAGCCCGAATGTCGGCGTCGATTATTATATCTGGGGCTTACAGATAGCCGGGGTGGGCACGACCTTGTCGGGCATCAACCTGATCGTCACGATCCTGAAACTGCGCGCGCCGGGCATGGGCCTGATGAAGATGCCCGTCTTCACCTGGACCTCGCTCTGCTCGAACATCCTGATCGTCGCGTCCTTCCCGATCCTGACCGCGACGCTCGCGCTTCTGACGCTCGACCGTTACGCCGGCACCAATTTCTTCACCAACGATCTCGGCGGGTCGCCGATGATGTATGTGAACCTCATCTGGATCTGGGGTCACCCCGAGGTTTACATCCTCGTGCTGCCGCTGTTCGGCGTCTATTCGGAAGTCACCTCGACCTTCTCGGGCAAGAAGCTCTTCGGCTATACGTCGATGGTCTATGCGACGGTGTGCATCACCATCCTGTCGTACATTGTCTGGCTGCACCACTTCTTCACCATGGGGTCGGGGGCGAGCGTCAACAGCTTCTTCGGCATCACGACGATGGTGATCTCGATCCCGACAGGGGCCAAGCTCTTCAACTGGCTCTTCACCATGTATCGCGGCCGCATCCGGTTCGAATTGCCGATGATGTGGACGATCGCCTTCATGCTGACCTTCGTCATCGGCGGCATGACCGGCGTGCTGCTCGCGGTGCCGCCCGCCGACTTCGTGCTGCACAACTCGCTGTTCCTGATCGCGCACTTCCATAACGTGATCATCGGCGGCGTGCTGTTCGGCCTGTTCGCGGCGATCAACTACTGGTGGCCCAAGGCGTTCGGCTACAAGCTCGACGTCTTCTGGGGCAAGATCAGCTTCTGGTGCTGGGTCGTCGGTTTCTGGGTCGCCTTCACGCCGCTCTATATCCTCGGCCTGATGGGCGTGACCCGCCGGATGCGCGTGTTCGACGACCCGAGCTTGCAAATCTGGTTCGTGATCGCGGGCATCGGCGCGCTGATCGTCGCCGCGGGCATCGGTGCGATGCTGGTCCAGTTCGGTGTCAGCATCTGGCGCGGCAAGGAACTGCGCGACACGACGGGCGGCGATCCGTGGGACGGCCGCACGCTCGAATGGGCGACCAGCTCGCCGCCGCCCGACTATAATTTCGCCTTCACGCCGGTGATCCACGACCTCGACGCGTGGTATGACATGAAGAAGCGCGGGCATCAGCGGCCGGTCGATGGCTATCGCGACATCCATATGCCGAGCAACACCGGCACGGGGATGATCCTGTCGGGCTTCTGCCTCGTCATGGGTTTCGCGCTGGTCTGGCATATCTGGTGGCTGGTGGCGCTGAGCTTTGCCGCGACGGTGGTCGGCGCGATCTATCACACCTTCAACTACAAGCGCGATTTCGACATCCCGGCGGCGACGGTCACCGCGGTCGAGGAAGCGCGCACCCGCCAGCTGGCGGCCGGAGCCTGA
- a CDS encoding prolyl oligopeptidase family serine peptidase, which yields MIRASLAALALSCSITAVVAAAPQDKDPYLWLEDIEGAKALDWVKKENAATDKLITSRPGFEADRKRAREILDDDRQIAEPGEVMGDTITNFWRDANNPRGIWRQSPLDAYLAGKPVWTTLIDVDALGKAEKQSWVWHGADCLAPDYTRCLVSVSPGGTDADVVREWDRTTKSFVDGGFALPQAKSSVTWEDADTLLVATDYGEGSMTASGYPRVVKRWKRGTPLASAVTVAEGEHEDVGMNVFALVDGGKRWPMISRGKTFYTTDYLIRGVSGDSYHSTIIPDTASVRDVLGGQAIVFLNKDFGEGFPAGSLISLSLDDMSADRQVPIIPVMAPTKAQAIEDVSATDNILWVKALDDVEGKLFALRQDQPNGRWSQKEVPLTPNATVNIAGTIGKRDTIFASAETMLMPPTLYAVSETAAPQAVQSLPATFDAKDMSVEKRFATSTDGTKIPYFIARKKGTTGPVPALVHAYGGFRSAQTPGYLTGQPYRAGPLGLFWVEDGNAYVLANIRGGGEYGPAWHDAALREKRQNSFDDLHAVAEDLVKTGVSAKGKIAISGRSNGGVLVGAAMTQRADLYGAVISGSPIKDMWRYDKMLAGASWVAEYGDPDVPEDWAFLSKYSPYHNIRKGVKYPPIFLYLSTKDDRVHPGHARKFAARLMENGNRVYYHEYLEGGHSVGADHAEDAVRAAMLHGFLTRELVEKK from the coding sequence ATGATCCGCGCCAGCCTTGCCGCGCTTGCCCTCAGCTGTTCGATCACCGCCGTTGTTGCGGCCGCGCCACAAGACAAGGACCCGTACCTCTGGCTCGAGGATATCGAGGGCGCGAAGGCGCTCGACTGGGTCAAAAAGGAAAATGCGGCCACCGACAAGCTGATCACGAGCCGTCCGGGGTTCGAGGCCGACCGCAAGCGCGCGCGCGAAATCCTCGACGACGATCGCCAGATCGCCGAGCCCGGCGAAGTGATGGGCGACACGATCACCAATTTCTGGCGCGACGCGAACAATCCGCGCGGAATCTGGCGCCAGAGCCCGCTCGACGCCTATCTCGCCGGCAAGCCCGTCTGGACGACGCTCATCGACGTCGACGCGCTCGGCAAGGCCGAGAAGCAGAGCTGGGTGTGGCACGGCGCCGACTGCCTTGCCCCCGATTACACGCGCTGCCTCGTCTCGGTGAGCCCCGGCGGTACCGACGCCGACGTGGTGCGCGAATGGGATCGCACAACCAAGAGCTTCGTCGATGGCGGCTTCGCGCTGCCGCAGGCGAAGAGCAGCGTGACATGGGAAGACGCCGACACCTTGCTCGTCGCGACCGACTATGGCGAAGGCAGCATGACCGCATCGGGCTATCCGCGCGTCGTCAAGCGATGGAAGCGCGGCACCCCGCTCGCGTCGGCGGTGACGGTGGCCGAGGGCGAACATGAAGATGTCGGGATGAACGTCTTTGCGCTCGTCGACGGCGGCAAGCGCTGGCCGATGATCAGCCGCGGCAAGACCTTTTACACCACCGATTACCTGATTCGCGGCGTCAGCGGGGACAGCTATCATTCGACGATCATTCCCGACACCGCGAGCGTCCGCGACGTGCTGGGCGGCCAGGCCATCGTGTTCCTCAACAAGGATTTCGGCGAGGGTTTCCCGGCCGGCTCGCTGATCTCGCTGTCGCTCGACGACATGTCGGCCGACCGGCAGGTGCCGATCATCCCGGTCATGGCACCGACGAAGGCGCAGGCGATCGAGGATGTCTCGGCGACCGACAATATCCTGTGGGTCAAGGCGCTCGACGATGTTGAGGGCAAGCTCTTCGCGCTGCGCCAGGATCAGCCGAATGGTCGCTGGAGCCAGAAAGAGGTCCCCCTCACCCCCAACGCCACCGTCAACATCGCGGGCACGATCGGCAAGCGCGACACGATCTTCGCGAGCGCCGAGACGATGCTGATGCCGCCGACGCTTTACGCCGTGTCCGAAACCGCCGCGCCGCAAGCGGTGCAGAGCCTGCCCGCGACCTTCGACGCCAAGGACATGAGCGTCGAAAAGCGTTTCGCAACGTCGACGGACGGCACGAAAATCCCCTATTTCATCGCGCGCAAGAAGGGCACGACCGGTCCTGTCCCCGCGCTCGTCCACGCCTATGGCGGCTTCCGCTCGGCGCAGACGCCGGGTTATCTGACCGGCCAGCCGTACCGCGCCGGGCCGCTCGGGCTGTTCTGGGTCGAGGACGGCAACGCCTATGTCCTCGCCAACATTCGCGGCGGCGGCGAATATGGCCCCGCCTGGCACGATGCGGCGCTCCGTGAAAAGCGCCAGAACAGCTTCGACGACCTTCACGCAGTCGCCGAGGATCTGGTAAAGACCGGGGTCAGCGCGAAAGGCAAGATCGCGATCTCGGGCCGCTCGAACGGCGGCGTCCTCGTCGGCGCGGCGATGACGCAGCGCGCCGACCTTTATGGGGCGGTGATCTCGGGCTCGCCGATCAAGGATATGTGGCGCTACGACAAGATGCTCGCGGGCGCCTCGTGGGTTGCCGAATATGGCGATCCCGACGTGCCCGAGGATTGGGCCTTCCTGTCGAAATATTCGCCCTATCACAACATCCGCAAGGGCGTGAAATACCCGCCGATCTTCCTCTATCTTTCGACCAAGGACGACCGCGTCCACCCCGGTCACGCGCGCAAATTTGCCGCGCGGCTGATGGAGAATGGCAACCGCGTCTATTATCACGAATATCTGGAGGGCGGCCATTCGGTCGGCGCCGACCATGCCGAGGACGCGGTGCGCGCCGCGATGCTCCACGGCTTCCTGACGCGTGAACTGGTCGAAAAGAAATAG